One part of the Solanum dulcamara chromosome 3, daSolDulc1.2, whole genome shotgun sequence genome encodes these proteins:
- the LOC129882289 gene encoding serine/threonine-protein kinase ATG1c-like — protein MAQSMSRGGGRSVVGDYVVGKQIGAGSFSTVWHARHRAHGTEVAIKEIVTARLNHKLQESLKSEIVILQKINHPNIIRLHDMIEEVGKIYIVLEYCRGGDLSMYIQQRQGRIPEATAKHFMQQLASGLKILRDNNLIHRDLKPQNLLLSSNDDRSTLKIADFGFARSLQPRGLAETLCGSPLYMAPEIMQLQKYDAKADLWSVGAILFQLVTGKTPFTGNNQIQLLQNILKSTELQFPPSAKNLSPNCIDLCKKLLRRYPVERLTFEEFFNHPFLAQKQPDELSWVMRPQRVIGGFPISEGYPARSTEETFQEDGLPFSLDDDSSGPDGSPSFAGRLPQRLSYGFSCDAKAERKEVTSSTPRKTDSIGSSHRHSEGNLKESINLKDHRQAITRSKVVDSFELIDQDYVIVSGPPMDSYSSAGVSRLNNMPYRSSCSLQASARVDPRPSDPVPISGPPLSRIGHLGSLESPSSAPEASQVCADVINCLEQPPPDGMARIESLQRSASAIMELVNEKVEAGRHLEAFSIQLVILAIWKQALDICHTQAASAIEGSPSQETIRLKEIMKKVQVSLSIKEHLDSSNILGPENVCSHIEKAFLGEVGNAEELAKHIEPGNTEVPDAMEMIFQSALALGRKGAVDEYMSRTENAVVFYSKAVRLLAFLQVEAPSLILNPPFSLTNSDRYRLQNYIDGLNNRQSISKSQMMALLKCEDQHCSP, from the exons ATGGCTCAATCGATGAGCAGAGGAGGAGGGAGGTCTGTAGTAGGGGATTATGTTGTAGGGAAGCAAATCGGTGCCGGTTCTTTCTCGACGGTGTGGCATGCTCGGCACCGAGCTCATGGAACCGAAGTGGCTATAAAGGAGATCGTTACCGCTAGGCTTAACCATAAGCTTCAGGAGAGTCTAAAGTCTGAAATTGTAATTTTGCAGAAGATCAATCATCCTAATATTATTCGGTTGCATGATATGATCGAG GAAGtgggaaaaatatatattgttttGGAGTACTGCAGAGGAGGTGATCTTTCTATGTACATTCAACAACGCCAAGGGAGAATTCCAGAAGCAACTGCGAAACATTTTATGCAGCAACTTG CATCTGGTCTAAAAATCCTTCGCGACAACAATCTAATCCACAGGGATCTAAAGCCTCAG AATCTCCTCTTATCCTCAAATGATGACCGCTCCACCTTGAAGATTGCTGATTTTGGGTTTGCAAG GTCTTTGCAACCTAGGGGTCTTGCTGAAACACTTTGCGGTTCACCATTGTACATGGCTCCAGAAATAATGCAACTTCAGAAGTATGATGCAAAG GCAGATCTCTGGAGCGTCGGTGCCATCCTGTTTCAGCTTGTAACTGGCAAAACCCCTTTTACTGGAAACAATCAAATCCAG TTGCTCCAGAACATATTGAAGTCGACTGAATTGCAGTTTCCTCCAAGTGCAAAAAATTTAAGTCCTAACTGCATAGATTTGTGTAAAAAATTGTTGCGCCGTTATCCAG TGGAGCGGTTGACATTTGAAGAGTTCTTTAACCACCCATTTCTTGCACAGAAGCAGCCAGATGAGCTGTCTTG GGTTATGAGACCTCAAAGGGTAATAGGTGGTTTTCCTATATCCGAAGGCTATCCTGCGAGGAGCACAGAGGAAACTTTTCAAGAAGATGGTCTACCCTTTAGTCTAGATGATGATTCCAGCGGTCCTGATGGTAGTCCTTCATTTGCTGGGAGATTACCACAGAGGTTGTCCTATGGTTTTTCTTGTGATGCAAAAGCTGAAAGGAAAGAAGTTACTAGTAGTACCCCACGGAAAACAGATAGTATTGGCTCTAGCCACCGACATTCAGAAGGGAACCTGAAGGAATCTATTAATCTGAAGGATCATAGACAAGCAATTACTCGTTCAAAAG TGGTGGATTCATTCGAGTTGAttgatcaggactatgtcattgTTTCTGGCCCTCCCATGGACTCATATTCTTCGGCAGGTGTTTCTAGGCTTAACAATATGCCATACAGATCAAGCTGTTCCCTGCAAGCATCTGCGAGAGTAGATCCTAGACCAAGTGACCCGGTGCCTATTAGTGGCCCTCCACTTAGTAGAATAGGTCATTTAGGAAGTTTGGAAAGTCCCTCATCTGCACCTGAAGCTTCACAAGTATGTGCTGATGTCATAAATTGTTTGGAGCAGCCGCCTCCTGATGGCATGGCCAGAATAGAGTCCCTGCAGCGTTCTGCGTCTGCTATCATGGAATTAGTAAATGAGAAG GTTGAAGCAGGCAGGCATCTGGAAGCATTTTCAATTCAGCTAGTCATTCTTGCTATATGGAAGCAAGCTTTGGATATTTGTCATACACAAGCGGCATCAGCAATTGAAGGAAGTCCGAGCCAAGAAACGATCAGATTGAAGGAAATCATGAAGAAAGTTCAAGTTAGTCTTAGCATAAAAGAGCATCTTGATTCTAGTAACATTTTGGGGCCGGAGAATGTGTGTTCTCATATTGAAAAAGCATTTCTTGGTGAAGTTGGTAACGCAGAGGAACTTGCCAAACATATAGAGCCTG GAAATACAGAGGTTCCAGATGCAATGGAGATGATATTTCAATCTGCCCTGGCTTTGGGTAGAAAGGGAGCT GTTGATGAGTACATGAGTCGGACTGAAAATGCAGTCGTGTTTTATTCAAAAGCTGTGCGGTTGTTAGCATTCCTTCAAGTGGAAGCCCCATCTCTGATTTTAAACCCTCCATTTTCTCTAACAAACTCGGATCGTTATAGGCTTCAAAATTACATTGATGGCCTTAATAACAGGCAAAGCATTTCAAAGTCTCAAATGATGGCTCTGCTCAAGTGTGAAGATCAACACTGCTCTCCATAA
- the LOC129882290 gene encoding PRA1 family protein A1-like, translating to MDWGTVTTEDLIEALREVDWSSPPRPLSEFFSRFTFPRSSSKWNSRLKCNLYYYRTNYFIMIVAILALGFLRRPLAIVAALLTTLSIAFLNDSFAGTFSEKVTRTVRQFSPHLAAKMRPPLMPVIRGRPSAKRAIFICGRPRWVFVLVFSLASFFLWFVSCGLLTVLWALAIGLLSTLLHASFRTPNLKARLNTFREEFRAVWRNYSEL from the exons ATGGATTGGGGCACCGTCACCACAGAAGATCTGATCGAAGCTCTACGCGAGGTCGACTGGTCATCTCCGCCGCGTCCGCTATCTGAATTCTTCTCCAGATTCACTTTCCCCCGATCTTCATCCAAATGGAACAGTCGACTCAAGTGCAATCTTTACTA CTACCGGACAAATTACTTCATTATGATTGTGGCTATTCTTG CACTGGGATTTCTTAGGAGGCCACTTGCTATTGTTGCTGCTCTTTTGACAACTCTTAGTATTGCTTTCCTAAATGATAG TTTCGCAGGCACTTTCAGTGAAAAGGTGACAAGAACTGTCAGGCAGTTTTCTCCTCATTTGGCTGCAAAAATGAGACCTCCACTCAT GCCAGTTATTCGAGGGCGTCCATCTGCTAAACGAGCAATTTTCATTTGTGGAAGGCCTCGTTGGGTGTTTGTCTTGGTATTCTCTCTAG CGAGTTTCTTCCTTTGGTTTGTTTCCTGTGGCCTCTTAACTGTCTTATGGGCATTGGCTATAGGGCTTCTTT CCACTCTTCTTCATGCAAGCTTTAGGACTCCTAATCTGAAGGCTCGCCTTAACACCTTCCGTGAGGAATTCCGAGCTGTCTGGCGCAACTATAGCGAGCTGTAG